From Enhydrobacter sp., the proteins below share one genomic window:
- a CDS encoding enoyl-CoA hydratase → MAAPHVLAEVEDGIGWLTLNRPEQLNALSMEMRDLLIEHSARFEKDPAVRCVVIRGAGTHFMAGGDIRGFHKSLTTEREAHLAGFEMRVVKAHQAIYQIRRMNKPVIASVQGAAAGFGLSLILNCDLAIASDDAFFTLAYRHIGLSADGGATYFLPRVVGERKALEIALLGERFSAQEAKDQNILNWIVPKDQLAAETAGLARRLADGPTFALGVAKRLIRTSFDNSWDEHSHREAEGLAACATTEDHFEGLNAFLEKRKPAFKGR, encoded by the coding sequence ATGGCCGCGCCCCATGTCCTCGCCGAGGTCGAAGACGGCATCGGCTGGCTGACGCTGAACCGGCCAGAGCAGCTCAACGCCCTCTCCATGGAGATGCGCGACCTGCTGATCGAGCACTCGGCGCGGTTCGAGAAGGACCCGGCGGTGCGCTGCGTCGTGATCCGCGGCGCCGGCACGCACTTCATGGCGGGCGGCGACATCAGGGGCTTCCACAAGTCGCTGACGACCGAGCGCGAGGCCCATCTCGCCGGCTTCGAGATGCGTGTGGTGAAGGCGCACCAGGCAATCTACCAGATCCGCCGGATGAACAAGCCCGTCATCGCCTCGGTGCAGGGCGCCGCGGCCGGCTTCGGCCTGTCGCTGATCCTGAACTGCGACCTCGCAATTGCCAGCGACGATGCGTTCTTCACGCTCGCCTACCGCCACATCGGGTTGAGCGCCGACGGGGGCGCGACCTACTTCCTGCCGCGCGTCGTCGGCGAACGCAAGGCGCTGGAGATCGCGCTGCTCGGCGAGCGCTTCAGCGCGCAGGAAGCCAAGGATCAGAACATCCTCAACTGGATCGTGCCCAAGGACCAGCTCGCCGCCGAGACCGCCGGGCTGGCGCGCAGGCTCGCCGACGGCCCGACCTTCGCGCTCGGTGTCGCCAAGCGGCTGATCCGCACCTCCTTCGACAATTCCTGGGACGAGCACAGCCATCGCGAGGCCGAGGGCCTCGCCGCCTGTGCGACGACCGAGGATCACTTCGAGGGGCTGAACGCTTTCCTCGAGAAGCGCAAACCGGCGTTCAAGGGACGCTAG
- the chrA gene encoding chromate efflux transporter, with protein MTEQEAQSAERHSIWEVFLVFLRLGLTSFGGPIAHLGFFRTEFVERRQWLSEEHYADVVALSQFLPGPASSKVGIIIGVLRAGIPGALAAWLGFTLPSALALVLFGYGVAALGDLSGAGWLHGLKIVAVAVVAQAVWGMARNLCPDRERLAIAAAATVLVLAVPSTVGQIGAIVVGGLIGWRFLPGETIQLIPLPIRIGRGWSVGSIVLFFALLIGLPLAVSANGDHALAMFDAFYRSGSLVFGGGHVVLPLLQAATVQPGWIDNDTFLAGYGAAQAVPGPLFTFAAYLGTVMGPEPNGWLGGLVCLLGIFLPSFFLAIGPLHFWNWIRQHPVMRSVLKGVNAAVVGLLLAALYDPVWTSAIHSSADFAIAAVALLLLVSWKVPPWLVVILGALAAAGIGLL; from the coding sequence ATGACCGAGCAAGAAGCGCAGTCCGCCGAACGGCACTCCATCTGGGAAGTGTTCCTCGTCTTCCTCAGACTCGGCCTGACGAGCTTCGGCGGCCCGATCGCCCATCTTGGCTTCTTTCGCACCGAGTTCGTCGAGCGCCGCCAATGGCTCAGCGAGGAGCACTACGCCGACGTCGTGGCGCTCAGCCAGTTCCTGCCGGGGCCGGCGAGCAGCAAGGTCGGAATCATCATCGGCGTGCTGCGCGCCGGCATCCCGGGCGCGCTGGCCGCGTGGCTGGGCTTCACCCTGCCCTCGGCGCTGGCGCTCGTCCTGTTCGGCTACGGCGTGGCGGCGCTCGGCGATCTGTCGGGCGCGGGCTGGCTGCATGGCTTGAAGATCGTGGCCGTCGCCGTTGTCGCCCAGGCGGTGTGGGGCATGGCGCGCAACCTCTGCCCCGACCGTGAGCGACTGGCGATCGCCGCGGCGGCGACGGTGCTAGTGCTCGCCGTGCCGTCGACCGTGGGCCAGATCGGAGCCATCGTCGTCGGCGGCCTCATCGGCTGGCGCTTCCTGCCGGGCGAGACGATCCAGCTCATTCCGCTGCCGATACGCATCGGCCGGGGCTGGTCGGTCGGCTCGATCGTGCTGTTCTTCGCGCTGCTGATCGGCCTGCCGCTGGCGGTGTCGGCGAACGGCGATCACGCCCTTGCCATGTTCGACGCTTTCTACCGCTCGGGCTCGCTGGTGTTCGGCGGAGGCCATGTCGTGCTGCCGCTGTTGCAGGCCGCGACGGTACAGCCCGGCTGGATCGACAACGACACCTTCCTTGCCGGCTACGGAGCGGCGCAGGCGGTGCCGGGCCCGCTGTTCACCTTTGCCGCCTATCTCGGCACGGTGATGGGGCCGGAGCCCAATGGCTGGCTGGGCGGCCTGGTGTGCCTGCTCGGCATCTTCCTGCCGTCATTCTTCCTCGCCATCGGCCCGCTGCATTTCTGGAACTGGATCCGCCAGCACCCGGTGATGCGCTCGGTGCTCAAGGGCGTGAACGCCGCCGTGGTCGGCCTGCTGCTGGCGGCGCTCTACGATCCGGTGTGGACCAGCGCCATCCACTCCTCCGCCGACTTCGCCATCGCCGCCGTGGCGCTCTTGCTGCTGGTGTCGTGGAAGGTTCCGCCGTGGCTGGTCGTCATCCTGGGCGCCCTGGCGGCGGCAGGCATCGGCCTGCTCTAG